The DNA window ATGATTTAGCTCTATTTTACGATTTTCAAATACACTGTCATATTATTCCATTCTACAACACAATCATAAATAGAATTCATGAACTAGAAGTAAAAAGATTACCCTTTCTAATACATGTTATAGGAAGAATTGGGTGCaataataagaatttattagatattctttataatactttaaaaaaaaatatttcaaaaaatgagTTATATCGGTCCGATTTTTCAGGACTCCTCCTAAGAGGATTAGCAAACCTTAAAATAAAGcctaacaaaaatattttatatcagtTATATAAACCAGTCAAAGATGATATAAAttacacaaatataaaatatatatcatggTGTGCTGATGGCTTCTCTAGgctaaattattttcatccaTTACCATTACTAGTAaatcaaatattaaaaatgaaggaGAAAATTTCGCAGCTAGAACTTAATGATTTCTCGTCCATACTAAATTGTATACAAgcatatatattgataaaacAATATGACACCTACAATATGAAAACTATAAATTCAAACGAAAGAAATATACATTCCGATTTCAAGAACATGAAAAAATCCTATCATAACGATCAAAAAGGATCACAACAACATAGTCGCCTTTTCGTATGCTATAGGGCATCTCATAAATTGGAATGCCACCAAGATGATCATAATAGACTTAAATATTCCGCTTCTAATGcagatattaataattattataacaataatacaaaaatatgtggtaaaaatataaaatgcagTCTTCAAACCGCATATGAAAAAGACGATAATTTATGTACTAGTGAGGCTTTTAATTTGAATCAGCAAAAATTACGTCATACAGAAAATCTAGGGAAAATGCATTGCTCTACTGAACATAAGGAAATAAACCTTTTAAGAGAAGAATGTTACGATAGTGCAGCATCAAAACAAGGGGATGAAAATAAGGAAAGTGTAGGGGGAGGGAAAAAAGGCAATACAAATTGTAACACCAGTAGTTATACTACTCTAGAAAGTAAGGAAAGCTCGCAACATTGTAATGAAGACTACTCTAGATCAATAGCgaaggaaaaatatttaaatgaaatacaCCCTACTTATGATATTAATGATAATCTTATATCTATGGAAGAATTATACGATATTTATAGAAAactagaaaatataattttagaaaaaattactGAAAGTATTTACAGCAGTACTCCACCCTATAGAGTTATTATGTTTGAATTATTAACCAGATTATTTAGATTTTACAAGAAACCCATAGATCTAATAGTTAACATGAATACACACAGATATGATACAtcgttattattaaaatacacAAATAGTCTATCACTtattatatcaaataaaaCCAGTAGAATTATGAGCTCATCGCAATTGTCTTTTTATGTAAATCAATATCATATTtcaaatgaatttttttttggaaacatatcaaattttgaaatatgcGCAGGGGAAGATTCgttaaatatagaaaaactCAATACTAAAAGAGAAAACCAGAATGTGCAAAACAAtctgtacaaatatataaaagaagaacAAACAGAAAAGAAGAGTGAAAGAGAACAGTTTGTAGAAAAAAGCGAAATTTATTGTCTTGAGGGCACAGATGAACACTTGttagatgaaaaaaatgctcatttaaatgtaaatattccattacctaaaatttttaaaaattttttgcattccattttttttagaacTCCAGCATTGGGAGGAAGAACTATTATGTTACTATTAATTGCATTGGTAAGATTAAATTTTGGAGAGAGGGAAAAATcagaatatttaaataaaatggataCGTACATCTTACCCTTCTCTAAAGCTAAGGAAATATATAGACCTTTAACAAATTGTATTATTCGAGAAATAATTAGAAAACTAGAAACATTTAATTCAGAGGAATTGATCATCTGTGCAATGTGTTTAAACGAATTAGATGCATTAGATTTAAACGGTGAATTATTTCCATTATTAATTGACcgattttttaatttatataataataattatatgagtAATGATCAGGTATCACAACTGAAAGGTCTCTTCCATTTTTGGCATACCAAAAGAAGAAACATAATCGTTAATTACCTAACATTTACATCGATAAAACACTTTAAAAGTTTTATTCTTGCATAagtttgtttttaaaatatgctttatttttatttagagaatatacttatatataaaaacatgcATATACCTGAAAACCtttgtttttccattttcCCCTAGTATTTCCTTACGGCTACTCATTTACAATTCAGCttaaatgattatttttttattttcaaagtagcacatttatatgcatatatacatatgaatatatgtatgcttaTTACTCTATaagattatttaattttatttacattctTTTTTAGTTACATTTcatcctttttatttataattaacatGGAAAACTTAAAATAATCTGCTTTTAAAATGAGCAAAAAATGTGCACCATCAAATATGTATTAGGGGATTGAATAATATATCTCAAAACTTAAACACTGTTAACTACAATAGTtcgaaataaattattttctttaaaaaaaatatttatgtaaaaagtaATTCTTGCATGTAAAAAATTCACAAGCAGTTGAAATAAcattaattattaacataCATAGATATATCCGCAAAACATGAtcttataacatttttttttttttttttttttaaacatgtTCCGTATATAATTTCATGCTATCAGAGCTATACAATTGAAATTAAGTGAATAATAAATggcaataaataaatgaatatgcacactatgttttaaatatttttttttaggatactttatattaacaaaatctTTCTGCTCGCTCATGCAatccatttatttttaaaaactgtTTTCTATACTTCCGAAgcggtatatatatatatatataaatataaaataatgttaatacataaatatatataaataaataattatgtaaacGAATAATTGTATAactaaataattatgtaaacatataattttatgaacgAACAATTACATGAacacatttttatgaaaaaatatatatatatatatattcccaTTCCTTTTATTTAAGCTTGTGTAAATTAATATCAAATCTTTAAAATGTACACATTCGTAAAAAAGGTTTCTAAATGCTTTGCTAGCGGATTCTCCTGGTGTAAAAGGTGCAGCAATAggcattaataaaaataaataaaattgagtatttatacaaacatatacatatgcataaattAGCATGTTTGTACAATAGTAGTATTACATAgacaaatttaaataaaaattaattcatgATGTATGatgaacatttttaaaataatttcagctaaaattattttattacatatttcaaGAAAATCTGTtctcctttatttttattttaaactaCTACTACATTATTCCACTTGCCttaccttttttttgaaaCGTTTAGTTTCAGTTAtcgtaaattttttaatgaagatTATTTTTGGACGAAAGCAAACGTTGGACCATTTTTCATCGGTCTTATAACGGCACCCTACTGGTTTTCAGctttaaaagtataatttttacttttttctttttaatattgtgTACTGCGTATTGTGTATTTAGTATTTCCATAACGAAGATTCACCATTTACACAGTTGAATATTgtgttcatattttcattttatataaaagtaaaatctgaaaatttatttaataaaagtaaagaaaaagCTTCATATAATGTtcatgcttttttttttttttttttttcatttttaccttttttaacTATAGAATATATACTGGACGTTGCGTTATGaacaattaaataaacaagAAATATTATCTGACAGATTTACATGGTTATACGAAAGAATGCTAGAAGACGAAGTACATAAGACTCTCTTACAGAAGTTAccatcatataattttaaaaataatggtCCAGAAAATATACTAGGGCCAAGCAAAATATGACTTTCTTTTCtgaattttattatcattattacatCATAGATATTATagtatttcattttttttttttactaaaaatgtttaatttttaccaaaattttaaaatttaaaagaaaaagaaaaaaagaaaagaaatgaaaagaagtatatattttggaAAAGATAAATTCGTAGCCTTTTCTATGTACCTACCTAATCGTCATTGCATAAATGTCGTATCTTTATAACATAGTAATATAACGTCATGATTAtcaaaaactttttttttattattttatcttcaTTATAATCATTATTGTAACAGTTACACCAGttacaataattattattgttaataattCGCAAAAACATTTGAATAATGTCAGACTATCCCCaacttaaaataaattttgattACATTTACAACAACGAAGAAGTTAGAAATAATGTGTACGCACCGAGTAGTGACACGTTTACTTTTATTGAAGCACTAGAAGATGATATTGAAACCATTTCGTCGGAAGTGAATATAGCCTTAGAAATGGGgtaacttttaaaataaaataatataatgtacaatatataaattttaccGTAAAAGTTTTGCACACTTGTGGAtgcgtataaatatatacatgtataagtacatatatatatttatatacatttaaacatTTGTAACCAATGACCATGTAAAGAAATGTACACAAAAATGACATTgcattactaaaaaaaatatatatatattatatttgttttaaagaAAGCTGAATGTAAATTCGCAGTTTTTAATGTTTatgaagatatatataacttcAGTCTTTTATTCATGAacttacatttatatttacacatatgtgCCTATCAAAATGTATTACTAAATTCTTATAGAATGGGAAGCGGTTATTTGATTTTGTCCTTATATGAGATGCtattaaaaagaaacaaaaaaattgacCTTCTTTATTGTattgatattaataaaaatgcttGTAATTGCGTAAGAAAATTAACGCGTGACAATAAAATTTCAAACGTTGAAATAATTAACAATGACCTATTTAATAACATAAAGAAATGCCAACAGTTTGACTTAATCCTATTTAACCCACCGTATGTTGTAACTGGACAGGATGAAATGAATAGAACAGATATCGTATCTTCCTACGCAGGTGGAAAACATGGAAgagaaataattttgaaatttttattaagtgTTCATGAATATGTTAGTAATAACGGAGTTATTTACCTACTactggaaaaaaaaaacatgccagatgaaattatgaataatgaACATATAACGGACAAGTTcaattatacaaaattaaaagaaaaaaaaacattaaatgaaacaatttttatattcaaacTTACCAAAaagttttcataaaatttttcaaatatactcAATTTTTCCTTTACCTGCCATTAGCTgcatatatgcttatatatatatatatatatatatatatatatatatatatatacatatgtacttgCAACATAATCAATTTAATGTAATTTGAATGCAGTTTTCACAACCAATCATAATTTAACCTacgtaaaattttttccttctcgTCCTACATGCATAGTATCGCATATTTGCGGAActgtaatatttattgacatgaatatttgaaatttatgtttataaaaaatttataatttaaaaaaaaaaaaaaaaatttccacaaacatacatttatatatcaactttattttgataatttGTACTCTACTGAATTTATGCaaaaattatactttattggtaaatagtaataaacaaacaaggaaaatatatcacatatataatatatatataagcgtGGCTgcataaatgaagaaataatgaaGGTTAAGCgagaggaaaaagaaaaggatgGGATATATAATGGAAGCTAAATAACATAACttgtatattatacaaatgaacaaatttatataataaatacctACACCACAACATGTGAAGAGCCAACGGAATAATAACAGAACTAAAATATAACGTTTTttcttcaatattttttttaaaaaaactgcTCTTTTAAAATGTTGGAGTAAAAATTAAACCATAAACTTAATAactaattatatattgtaatgATTATCCATTTTGTTATCTACaagctttttaaaaaaagcataGTGTCCTTTTGTATCATCCCATcgtttctatttttataaaatgctatttctatttctatttttttttttttttttttttttttttatatattataaaaggaCCAGATAAGgaagataaatataactatGGTTGAAACAAAGTAAATAGTAAATCTGTTATTTTCAAACCACATAAACAAATTTAATCTCATAGCTTCTCTTCTAAAACTTATATTTTCctgatataatttttcacttTTGTTGACTAATATATCAATTTTCTCCCTtctttctaatattttttcaatattttcaattatgatattttgaatattactAATTTGgttttttatgttatgtaCATCATTAGACTCATAGTTATTGAATATTCGCTGatgagataaaaaatatgtatcattatgaaaaatttttgtacTTCTTCTTGGGTATAACTGTGTGTACTTATAtgcatacttatatataaaatatatatattaga is part of the Plasmodium malariae genome assembly, chromosome: 14 genome and encodes:
- the PmUG01_14019500 gene encoding conserved Plasmodium protein, unknown function, producing the protein MNTYLHKKNVGSKYYHIKSKHFFNNYKYVKHFSYAPIPKRVGFMKPAFKLNRKAQTYIVNVQWLKSSNTEEVQKLCNNIKKDANLFNSYEIIDLIYYLSKISNKNVYLTIEPLLFHFFRKYNTSVNLNGISIHRLLRVLTEYQDLVYREWIYSIAKIISKKHAHIPMRDIQLILDDLALFYDFQIHCHIIPFYNTIINRIHELEVKRLPFLIHVIGRIGCNNKNLLDILYNTLKKNISKNELYRSDFSGLLLRGLANLKIKPNKNILYQLYKPVKDDINYTNIKYISWCADGFSRLNYFHPLPLLVNQILKMKEKISQLELNDFSSILNCIQAYILIKQYDTYNMKTINSNERNIHSDFKNMKKSYHNDQKGSQQHSRLFVCYRASHKLECHQDDHNRLKYSASNADINNYYNNNTKICGKNIKCSLQTAYEKDDNLCTSEAFNLNQQKLRHTENLGKMHCSTEHKEINLLREECYDSAASKQGDENKESVGGGKKGNTNCNTSSYTTLESKESSQHCNEDYSRSIAKEKYLNEIHPTYDINDNLISMEELYDIYRKLENIILEKITESIYSSTPPYRVIMFELLTRLFRFYKKPIDLIVNMNTHRYDTSLLLKYTNSLSLIISNKTSRIMSSSQLSFYVNQYHISNEFFFGNISNFEICAGEDSLNIEKLNTKRENQNVQNNLYKYIKEEQTEKKSEREQFVEKSEIYCLEGTDEHLLDEKNAHLNVNIPLPKIFKNFLHSIFFRTPALGGRTIMLLLIALVRLNFGEREKSEYLNKMDTYILPFSKAKEIYRPLTNCIIREIIRKLETFNSEELIICAMCLNELDALDLNGELFPLLIDRFFNLYNNNYMSNDQVSQLKGLFHFWHTKRRNIIVNYLTFTSIKHFKSFILA
- the PmUG01_14019600 gene encoding conserved Plasmodium protein, unknown function produces the protein MYTFVKKVSKCFASGFSWCKSFSYRKFFNEDYFWTKANVGPFFIGLITAPYWFSALKNIYWTLRYEQLNKQEILSDRFTWLYERMLEDEVHKTLLQKLPSYNFKNNGPENILGPSKI
- the PmUG01_14019700 gene encoding methyltransferase-like protein, putative; amino-acid sequence: MSDYPQLKINFDYIYNNEEVRNNVYAPSSDTFTFIEALEDDIETISSEVNIALEMGMGSGYLILSLYEMLLKRNKKIDLLYCIDINKNACNCVRKLTRDNKISNVEIINNDLFNNIKKCQQFDLILFNPPYVVTGQDEMNRTDIVSSYAGGKHGREIILKFLLSVHEYVSNNGVIYLLLEKKNMPDEIMNNEHITDKFNYTKLKEKKTLNETIFIFKLTKKFS